A single region of the Lotus japonicus ecotype B-129 chromosome 4, LjGifu_v1.2 genome encodes:
- the LOC130713711 gene encoding thioredoxin M3, chloroplastic gives MASISTSISLTSSSSSSSSSSSSSHLHDPFLSSSRSHLNPSLSFPFHLRITHKPLHLQNPPHLPRSHKIRSLRQETRATPITKDLWENSILKSDIPVLVEFYASWCGPCRMVHRVIDDIAKEYAGRLNCFLVNTDTDMQIADDYEIKAVPVVMLFKDGQKCDAVIGTMPKEFYVNAIERVLKP, from the exons ATGGCTTCTATCTCAACCTCCATTTCTCtgacctcttcttcttcttcttcttcttcttcttcttcttcttctcacctTCACGATCCCTTCCTCTCTTCTTCCCGTTCCCACCTCAACCCCTCTCTCTCATTTCCCTTCCATTTGCGAATCACCCACAAACCCCTTCACCTTCAAAACCCTCCTCATCTTCCTCGTTCGCACAAGATTCGCTCTCTCCGCCAAGAAACTAGAg CTACACCAATAACGAAAGATCTTTGGGAAAACTCAATTCTGAAAAGTGATATTCCAGTCCTGGTTGAATTCTACGCAAGTTGGTGTGGCCCATGCAGGATGGTACACCGGGTAATTGATGACATTGCAAAAGAGTATGCTGGGAGGCTTAACTGTTTCTTAGTTAACACAGACACCGACATGCAAATTGCTGATGACTATGAAATCAAGGCTGTACCAGTGGTTATGTTGTTTAAAGATGGACAGAAATGTGATGCTGTTATTGGCACCATGCCGAAGGAGTTTTATGTAAATGCAATTGAGAGGGTGTTGAAGCCCTAG